The Chryseobacterium sp. 52 genome includes a region encoding these proteins:
- a CDS encoding four helix bundle protein — translation MDYNQIFRERTKNFSILIIKSLATLPYSDDVSIIRKQIIRSATSVAANYRAVSRARSEKEKFAKICIVVEEIDETQLWLEIIQELGYLSNEKILHLKAECEELVKVMTKYKFRLSQL, via the coding sequence ATGGATTATAATCAGATATTTAGGGAAAGAACTAAAAATTTTTCTATCCTTATTATTAAATCCCTGGCTACATTACCTTACTCAGACGATGTTTCAATCATTAGAAAGCAGATTATAAGATCCGCTACATCAGTCGCTGCAAATTACAGAGCGGTTTCAAGAGCAAGATCTGAAAAGGAAAAATTTGCTAAGATCTGCATTGTAGTTGAAGAAATTGATGAAACTCAACTTTGGCTGGAAATCATTCAGGAACTAGGATATTTAAGTAATGAAAAAATATTACATTTAAAAGCAGAATGTGAAGAACTTGTAAAAGTGATGACCAAGTATAAGTTTAGACTGTCTCAACTTTGA
- the coaD gene encoding pantetheine-phosphate adenylyltransferase — MKIAVFPGSFDPITLGHYDIIERAAPLFDKLIIAIGQNSQKKYMFPMEKRMEFIQNSVAEFPNVEVDFFEGLTVDYCFEKNAQYILRGLRNPADFEFEKAIAHTNRTLAHKKLETVFLLTSSGKSFISSSIVREIINHDGEYELLVPDSVRVKR, encoded by the coding sequence ATGAAAATTGCTGTTTTCCCCGGATCCTTCGATCCTATTACCCTGGGACATTATGATATTATTGAAAGAGCGGCTCCGCTTTTTGACAAACTGATTATTGCGATCGGGCAGAATTCCCAGAAAAAATATATGTTTCCTATGGAAAAAAGAATGGAATTTATTCAAAATTCCGTGGCCGAATTTCCCAATGTGGAAGTTGACTTTTTTGAAGGATTAACAGTTGATTACTGCTTCGAAAAGAATGCACAATACATTCTCAGAGGCTTAAGAAATCCTGCCGATTTTGAATTTGAAAAAGCCATTGCTCATACCAACAGAACGTTGGCCCACAAAAAACTGGAAACTGTGTTCTTATTGACCTCATCCGGAAAATCTTTCATCAGCAGCAGCATTGTAAGGGAGATTATCAACCATGACGGAGAATATGAATTGCTGGTCCCGGACTCTGTGAGGGTGAAACGATAA
- a CDS encoding D-alanine--D-alanine ligase, protein MSKKSVAVVMGGYSDEYVVSLKSGQLIYDSLDRNLYDVYKVVILKDEWYFLGEDDKKHEINRGDFSVTLDHHEKLKFDVCFNIIHGTPGENGILQAYWDAIGQKYTGCDFYQSALTFNKKDTLAVLSKYGIPSAKSIYLRKGEDINTDEIVESLGLPVFVKPNQSGSSLGISKVKEKSELIAATEIAFKEDDEILIESFLDGMEVSVGVIDFKGETIVLGITEIVPTNEFFDYEAKYEGASEEITPARIDDETRIRVEEISKRAYNSLGMSGFSRSEFILMDGIPYMLEMNTNPGFSPASILPQQARHYGISLTDLCGNEVEKALNK, encoded by the coding sequence ATGAGCAAAAAAAGTGTTGCCGTTGTCATGGGAGGCTATTCAGACGAATATGTGGTTTCCTTAAAAAGCGGTCAGTTGATCTACGATTCTCTGGACAGAAATCTATATGATGTATATAAAGTAGTCATTCTTAAAGATGAATGGTATTTTTTAGGTGAAGATGATAAAAAACATGAAATCAACCGCGGAGATTTTTCAGTGACATTAGATCATCATGAAAAACTGAAATTTGATGTCTGTTTCAACATTATCCACGGAACCCCCGGTGAAAATGGAATTCTTCAGGCTTATTGGGATGCCATAGGACAGAAATACACGGGTTGTGATTTCTACCAAAGTGCTTTAACCTTCAATAAGAAAGATACATTAGCTGTATTGTCAAAATATGGAATTCCTTCCGCGAAAAGCATTTATTTAAGAAAAGGAGAAGATATTAATACAGATGAGATTGTTGAAAGTCTTGGTCTTCCGGTTTTTGTAAAACCCAATCAGTCAGGGTCATCTCTTGGAATTTCAAAGGTAAAAGAAAAGTCAGAATTAATAGCTGCTACAGAAATTGCCTTCAAAGAAGATGACGAAATTCTGATCGAAAGCTTCCTGGACGGAATGGAAGTTTCTGTAGGAGTAATAGATTTCAAGGGTGAAACCATCGTTTTAGGAATCACTGAAATTGTACCCACCAATGAATTCTTTGATTATGAAGCTAAATATGAAGGCGCTTCCGAAGAAATTACGCCGGCAAGAATTGATGATGAGACAAGAATAAGAGTGGAGGAAATTTCAAAAAGAGCCTATAACTCTCTTGGTATGAGCGGATTTTCAAGAAGTGAATTTATCCTGATGGATGGAATTCCTTATATGCTTGAAATGAATACCAATCCCGGGTTCTCCCCTGCCAGCATTCTCCCCCAACAGGCGAGACATTATGGAATCTCATTAACAGATCTGTGCGGAAACGAAGTAGAAAAGGCATTAAATAAATAA
- a CDS encoding PASTA domain-containing protein: MLKSLFNWKVLLNLVVAIGVFVGLVWLTFRWLEYHTNHGQEIPVPNVINKSVYDAVKILEDTGLEYEVDSAEYNPKYKPFQVLKMHPISSSRVKPGSLVRIVVNPRTWAPITVPDVINKYSGLAFQRLDQVGLKIGDTIYEPSIQKDALLRVLYKGNAVNPGSRLPRFSVIDVVVGSGPMRNISIPSVVGLSVKEARAVITKGMFEVGLVEHEDGGKDESDIIYYQDPASGDVRDQGMQIDLWASKRTPAELRAKIEQLNAIYRMKVDTSLPPVHYDEVPNHTEPSYDPPVAAPVPRKEVPKPEPVKTEQPKASGSTGAKPAGSVAEKPKTATGGSQGTANSSKPATTGATAQQPAQKPKAKKVVVE, from the coding sequence ATGCTTAAATCACTTTTCAATTGGAAAGTTTTACTGAATTTAGTAGTCGCCATCGGTGTTTTTGTGGGGTTGGTGTGGCTTACTTTCCGTTGGTTGGAATACCATACCAATCACGGTCAGGAGATTCCTGTGCCCAATGTCATTAATAAATCTGTTTATGATGCCGTAAAAATATTAGAGGATACCGGTCTTGAATACGAAGTAGACAGCGCCGAATACAATCCTAAATATAAGCCTTTTCAGGTTTTAAAGATGCATCCTATATCCAGTTCACGTGTAAAACCGGGATCACTGGTAAGAATTGTTGTTAACCCAAGAACCTGGGCGCCTATTACCGTTCCGGATGTGATCAATAAATATTCAGGACTGGCTTTCCAGAGATTGGATCAGGTTGGTCTTAAGATCGGTGATACCATCTACGAACCAAGTATTCAGAAAGATGCTCTTCTAAGAGTACTATATAAAGGTAATGCTGTTAATCCGGGATCACGTCTTCCGAGATTCTCTGTGATAGATGTTGTGGTAGGTTCAGGACCTATGAGGAATATTTCAATTCCTAGTGTGGTGGGACTTTCCGTAAAGGAAGCCAGAGCAGTGATCACAAAAGGAATGTTTGAAGTTGGGCTTGTGGAACATGAAGACGGAGGAAAAGATGAATCTGATATTATCTATTATCAGGATCCCGCTTCAGGAGATGTAAGAGACCAGGGAATGCAGATTGACCTTTGGGCAAGTAAGAGAACTCCTGCTGAACTCAGAGCTAAAATAGAGCAGCTGAATGCAATCTATCGTATGAAAGTAGATACTTCACTGCCTCCGGTACATTATGATGAGGTTCCCAACCATACGGAACCAAGTTACGATCCACCGGTAGCAGCACCTGTACCTAGAAAAGAAGTTCCTAAACCTGAGCCGGTGAAAACGGAACAGCCAAAGGCCAGCGGATCTACCGGGGCTAAACCTGCAGGATCTGTGGCAGAGAAGCCTAAAACCGCGACAGGAGGCAGTCAGGGGACAGCAAATTCTAGTAAGCCTGCAACAACAGGAGCTACGGCACAACAGCCAGCTCAAAAACCAAAGGCTAAAAAAGTAGTAGTAGAATAA
- a CDS encoding RluA family pseudouridine synthase: MAEDNEDFLDEELLDLDSIENVDIDEENKGLYEHLNITVDKKQEPLRIDKFLLIYRQNSSRNKISQTCRAGNVIVNGVSVKQNYRVKPGDQVSVLLTHPPRENVIIPQDIPVNIIYEDDDLVVVDKEPGMVVHPGHGNWDKTLVNALAFHFEKNGQKSDLDRVGLVHRIDKDTSGLLVIAKNEYALSFLAKQFFNRTTKRLYWAFVWGNPQEDEGTVKGHIGRHPKNRMQMSVYEDGSHGKHAVTHYKVLERFRYMTWVECKLETGRTHQIRAHLKHIGHTLFNDERYEGHTPLRGVNLPKYKQFIKNVFEVLPRHALHAHTLGFIHPTTKMELYFESPMPKDMADAVKKWRNYLEN; encoded by the coding sequence ATGGCAGAAGATAACGAAGATTTTTTAGATGAAGAATTATTGGACCTTGACAGTATCGAGAACGTCGATATTGATGAGGAGAATAAAGGATTATATGAGCATCTTAATATCACAGTTGATAAAAAACAGGAGCCGTTAAGAATCGATAAGTTCTTATTAATATACAGACAGAATTCTTCACGGAATAAAATTTCCCAGACCTGTAGAGCAGGAAATGTGATTGTAAACGGAGTTTCGGTAAAACAGAATTACCGGGTGAAGCCTGGTGACCAGGTTTCAGTTCTTCTTACCCATCCGCCGAGAGAAAATGTCATTATCCCTCAGGATATCCCGGTTAATATCATTTATGAAGATGATGATCTTGTTGTAGTGGATAAAGAACCGGGAATGGTTGTCCATCCGGGACATGGTAACTGGGATAAAACGCTGGTGAATGCATTGGCTTTCCATTTCGAAAAGAACGGACAGAAGTCTGACCTGGACAGAGTGGGACTTGTTCACAGGATTGATAAAGATACTTCCGGACTTTTAGTGATTGCGAAAAATGAATATGCACTGAGCTTTTTGGCGAAGCAGTTTTTTAACAGAACAACAAAAAGACTGTATTGGGCTTTTGTCTGGGGAAATCCTCAGGAAGATGAAGGGACCGTTAAAGGGCATATCGGGAGACATCCGAAGAATAGAATGCAGATGTCCGTTTATGAAGACGGAAGCCACGGAAAGCATGCGGTTACGCATTATAAAGTATTGGAACGCTTCAGATATATGACCTGGGTGGAATGTAAACTTGAAACCGGAAGAACGCATCAAATTCGTGCCCATCTCAAACATATTGGTCATACTTTGTTTAATGACGAAAGATATGAAGGTCATACCCCTCTCAGAGGAGTGAATCTGCCTAAGTATAAGCAGTTTATAAAAAATGTTTTTGAAGTTCTTCCAAGACATGCCCTTCATGCGCATACTTTAGGGTTTATACATCCAACCACTAAAATGGAATTATATTTTGAGAGCCCAATGCCTAAAGATATGGCGGATGCCGTAAAAAAATGGAGAAATTATTTAGAAAACTAA
- a CDS encoding PorP/SprF family type IX secretion system membrane protein encodes MRKLYAIVCLALLSNAYKAQESLPYYQQYLLDGEFLFNPAQYGKTDYVQLNANYHKQFDKFSDSPNTQSIGINGNIFDRVGAGLSIFRDSNGPISAGGITAGASYFIPLSSEGERKDQFSFGTSVSFYNMNFDYTSVNVEDGYDPLLIGKEGNIFMAYANFGAAATYRNIFAGISVNDIALSNDKAIVNGIEPSPIKFFLNLGYDWHFADNIFITPSALINLNTNSTRMVDYNLMATFFNDINSFSAGVSYRTVQNRFDSQQLQVAPVVKVRVNKLMIGATYNIGMSDIQTYGGNSFMLSLGYNFDNFINHRGYRY; translated from the coding sequence ATGAGAAAACTATATGCTATCGTATGTTTAGCTCTTTTGTCAAATGCATACAAAGCACAAGAATCACTACCATACTATCAGCAATATCTTTTGGATGGTGAATTCCTGTTCAACCCAGCTCAGTACGGAAAGACCGATTACGTGCAGCTTAATGCTAATTATCACAAGCAATTTGACAAGTTCAGCGATTCTCCAAATACGCAGTCTATAGGAATCAATGGGAACATTTTCGACAGAGTAGGAGCAGGGCTCTCTATTTTTAGAGATAGCAACGGTCCTATTTCTGCAGGCGGTATTACAGCGGGAGCTTCATACTTTATTCCACTAAGTAGTGAAGGAGAAAGAAAAGATCAATTCTCTTTCGGTACCAGTGTATCATTTTATAATATGAACTTTGACTATACTTCAGTGAACGTTGAAGATGGTTACGATCCATTGTTGATCGGAAAAGAAGGGAATATTTTCATGGCTTATGCCAACTTTGGAGCAGCAGCTACCTATAGAAATATCTTTGCAGGGATCTCTGTAAATGATATTGCTTTAAGTAATGACAAGGCAATCGTAAACGGAATCGAGCCTTCTCCAATTAAATTCTTCTTAAATTTAGGATATGACTGGCATTTTGCTGACAATATCTTTATAACGCCATCCGCGTTAATCAACCTGAATACGAATTCAACAAGAATGGTTGATTATAACTTAATGGCTACTTTCTTTAATGATATCAATTCATTCTCTGCCGGAGTAAGCTACAGAACGGTACAGAACAGATTTGACAGCCAGCAGCTGCAAGTTGCACCAGTTGTTAAAGTAAGAGTTAATAAACTAATGATCGGAGCAACCTACAACATCGGAATGTCTGATATCCAGACATATGGTGGAAACAGCTTTATGCTTAGCTTAGGATATAACTTTGATAACTTTATTAATCATAGAGGTTATAGATATTAA
- the hemW gene encoding radical SAM family heme chaperone HemW: MIYIHIPFCRQKCSYCNFHFSTSLNFKDEMISAMKTEIRLRKNELQDKSLKSLYFGGGTPSILSADEISSLIDETLKYFSFDSDIEITLEANPDDLDKNFLKQLSKSPVNRLSIGTQSFFDEDLKLMNRAHNASEAEGSIKRAQDFGFENLSIDLIYGSPTSNLEIWKENLNKTIALEVPHISSYALTVEPKTALENWISKGKIASPREEEQNMEFYYLSDFLKDNGFEHYEVSNFAKPGFYSRHNSSYWKYKEYLGIGPSAHSYNGFDVRSWNVANNQQYIKKLTAGILAKEEEILSQEDQFNEMIMIGLRTIWGVDLENLNQKFNNKILQHFQNEIRLKKEEGILIVENNHLKIPEKHWFMADGIASDLFLV, from the coding sequence ATGATATACATTCACATCCCGTTTTGCAGACAGAAATGCAGCTATTGTAATTTTCACTTTTCTACATCTTTGAATTTTAAAGATGAAATGATCAGTGCCATGAAGACCGAAATAAGGCTCCGCAAAAATGAATTGCAGGACAAAAGTCTGAAATCCCTGTATTTTGGAGGCGGAACACCATCCATACTCTCAGCAGATGAAATCAGTTCATTGATTGATGAAACTCTTAAATACTTCAGTTTTGACTCTGATATTGAAATCACATTAGAGGCCAACCCGGATGATTTAGATAAGAATTTTTTAAAACAGTTGTCGAAATCTCCTGTTAACAGACTTTCCATAGGAACTCAGAGCTTCTTTGATGAAGATCTGAAATTAATGAACCGTGCCCATAATGCTTCTGAAGCTGAAGGCTCCATTAAAAGAGCACAGGATTTCGGTTTTGAAAACTTAAGTATAGATTTAATTTACGGTTCGCCTACCTCCAATCTGGAGATCTGGAAAGAGAATTTAAACAAAACAATTGCTCTCGAAGTCCCTCATATTTCATCGTATGCGCTGACCGTTGAGCCAAAAACGGCTTTAGAAAACTGGATATCGAAAGGTAAAATTGCCAGTCCCAGAGAAGAAGAGCAGAATATGGAGTTCTATTACCTGTCAGATTTCTTAAAAGATAATGGATTTGAACACTATGAGGTTTCCAATTTTGCAAAACCAGGCTTTTATTCAAGACACAATTCTTCCTATTGGAAATACAAAGAGTACCTTGGAATAGGTCCTTCTGCACATTCATACAACGGATTTGATGTCAGAAGCTGGAATGTAGCCAATAACCAGCAGTATATTAAAAAGCTTACTGCCGGAATTCTTGCCAAAGAAGAAGAGATTCTGTCACAGGAAGATCAGTTTAATGAAATGATTATGATCGGCTTAAGAACGATTTGGGGGGTAGATCTTGAAAATCTTAACCAAAAGTTTAATAATAAAATCCTTCAGCATTTTCAGAATGAGATCAGACTGAAAAAAGAAGAAGGTATTTTAATTGTAGAGAATAATCATTTGAAAATACCGGAAAAGCATTGGTTTATGGCGGATGGGATTGCTTCAGATTTATTTTTGGTGTAG
- a CDS encoding DUF4139 domain-containing protein produces the protein MKRNVLLFFLFLSALHFSQKPIFTKAKVNAVNVYRSSAELQNSVNVSIPAGTSEIVVANISDEIVDKSIQINTNNKDISILSVEYRSSYNSNYFENNNPNGKRIKDSIVILENLSTKINIEQQTNDKTLELLDKNQGLLVGSNTSSVAQLMQLTEYYKTKRNEISIAQLGLNKNYTQTVLKLERLRNRLKANKETEETFSDGVLVLKIISSKAENAKMDLGYLAENVFWEPFYEVKGNKLTEPLDITFKAKVRQDTGLDWKGVKLSLINARSSRNNNAPVMNPWFLNSYKVEERTVSSYSSKKDTMRMKDIEEVVMVGYGVKISENQLNVSFDTDIPYDILSNNEDHFINLKQIKVPAEYKYYTVPKQNTTAFLVADIKDFNKYNLISGSANVIFENMYVGETKINPNQTDDKMTITLGDDKKISIRKEMVNDKASEKLFSSYQEKTITYDLVVRNNKKEAINIDIRDQIPLSKDEAVKIELLQSDQADLDKEKGFLIWNAKISPSETKKFRVSYKVRYPKDYSIGNLN, from the coding sequence ATGAAAAGAAATGTATTGTTATTTTTTCTTTTTTTAAGTGCTTTACACTTTTCTCAAAAGCCAATTTTTACGAAAGCAAAAGTAAATGCTGTGAATGTTTACAGATCATCTGCTGAACTTCAAAATTCTGTGAATGTTTCAATTCCTGCAGGAACTTCCGAGATTGTAGTAGCTAATATCTCAGATGAAATTGTAGATAAATCAATACAGATTAATACCAACAATAAAGATATTTCAATTCTTTCTGTAGAATACAGAAGCAGTTACAACTCGAATTATTTTGAAAATAATAATCCTAATGGAAAAAGGATTAAAGACAGTATCGTTATTTTAGAAAATCTTAGTACCAAGATCAACATTGAACAGCAGACGAATGATAAAACATTAGAACTGTTAGACAAAAATCAGGGACTTTTGGTGGGAAGCAATACTTCCAGTGTAGCCCAGCTGATGCAGCTGACGGAATATTATAAAACGAAAAGAAACGAAATAAGCATAGCACAGCTAGGTCTTAATAAAAACTACACGCAAACGGTGTTGAAACTTGAACGTTTAAGAAATCGTCTGAAAGCAAATAAAGAAACTGAAGAAACCTTTTCTGATGGTGTTCTTGTTCTTAAAATTATTAGCAGCAAAGCAGAAAACGCAAAAATGGATCTGGGGTATTTGGCAGAAAACGTGTTTTGGGAACCGTTTTATGAAGTCAAAGGAAATAAGCTTACCGAGCCATTGGATATCACTTTTAAAGCAAAAGTAAGACAGGATACCGGACTTGACTGGAAAGGAGTAAAACTTTCACTTATCAATGCCCGATCCTCAAGAAATAATAATGCTCCGGTTATGAATCCATGGTTTTTGAATTCTTATAAGGTTGAAGAAAGAACAGTCAGTAGCTATTCCAGCAAAAAAGATACTATGCGCATGAAGGATATTGAGGAAGTTGTAATGGTAGGGTATGGTGTTAAAATCAGTGAAAACCAATTGAACGTAAGTTTTGATACCGATATTCCTTATGATATTCTTTCCAACAATGAAGATCATTTTATTAATTTGAAACAGATAAAGGTTCCGGCTGAATATAAATATTATACAGTTCCCAAACAAAATACCACTGCTTTTCTGGTTGCAGATATTAAGGATTTTAACAAATACAATCTGATTTCAGGATCTGCTAATGTGATCTTCGAAAATATGTATGTAGGCGAAACAAAGATAAATCCTAATCAGACAGATGATAAAATGACCATTACTCTTGGTGACGACAAGAAAATTAGCATCCGTAAAGAAATGGTAAATGATAAAGCCAGTGAGAAATTATTTTCTTCCTATCAGGAAAAAACAATTACTTATGATCTTGTTGTCCGGAATAATAAAAAAGAAGCAATTAATATTGATATAAGAGATCAGATTCCTTTAAGTAAGGATGAAGCCGTAAAGATTGAACTTCTTCAAAGTGATCAGGCGGATCTGGATAAGGAAAAGGGATTTTTAATATGGAATGCTAAAATTTCTCCATCTGAAACCAAAAAATTCAGAGTAAGCTATAAGGTGAGATATCCAAAAGATTATTCCATCGGCAATCTTAATTAA
- the murI gene encoding glutamate racemase gives MKTKKQDYSHLSPSQPIGIFDSGVGGLTVAKEIKRLLPNEDLIYFGDTKHLPYGEKSKDAIIEYSTKITNFLLQQNCKAIVIACNTATANALNEVMQSVNGKVPVIDVINPVAEKVAYEIHNNVGVIATKATVNSGLYKKSIRKQNKWIKVDELATPLLVPAIEEGFKNHPITHAIIYNYLSNSKLKNIETLILGCTHYPLLIDEIKQYYGNRVRVIDSPNIVANHLKIILDKYHLLNENNSKPNYHFYLSDLTKNFEKISKKFFGKTIDLELKVL, from the coding sequence TTGAAAACTAAAAAGCAAGATTATTCACATCTTTCACCAAGCCAGCCTATCGGTATTTTCGACAGCGGGGTAGGAGGACTTACTGTTGCCAAAGAAATCAAAAGACTTCTTCCCAATGAAGACCTGATCTATTTTGGAGATACGAAGCATCTTCCGTACGGCGAAAAATCGAAAGATGCCATCATCGAATATTCTACCAAGATTACCAATTTTCTGCTTCAGCAGAACTGTAAGGCGATTGTTATTGCCTGCAATACGGCTACAGCCAACGCATTGAATGAAGTGATGCAGTCTGTGAACGGAAAAGTTCCTGTTATAGATGTTATTAATCCTGTTGCTGAAAAAGTAGCGTATGAAATTCACAATAATGTTGGAGTCATTGCAACAAAGGCAACCGTGAATTCCGGGCTGTATAAAAAAAGCATCAGAAAGCAGAATAAATGGATAAAAGTGGACGAACTTGCCACACCATTGCTGGTTCCTGCCATTGAAGAAGGATTTAAAAACCACCCGATCACTCATGCTATTATTTATAACTATTTAAGTAACAGTAAGCTGAAGAATATTGAGACGCTTATCCTCGGATGTACCCATTATCCTTTATTGATTGACGAGATCAAGCAGTATTACGGAAACAGGGTTCGGGTCATTGATTCTCCTAATATTGTAGCGAATCATCTGAAGATCATTCTGGATAAGTACCACCTTCTGAATGAAAATAATTCAAAGCCGAATTATCATTTCTATCTTTCGGATCTCACGAAGAACTTTGAGAAGATCTCAAAAAAATTCTTTGGCAAGACCATCGATTTAGAATTGAAAGTATTATAA
- a CDS encoding nitroreductase family protein yields the protein MNFLDQMKKRYTVKKYNPQARISAEQIAELKEILNLSPSSINSQPWNFIFVNKPELKEQLAEVSYFNKEKVIESSHLIVFQVMKNPEDFEKQIEENLPEGSVNYYRTMVKPHGENAIKAWMGHQVYLSLGVLLSACATMGIDSTPMEGIETDQYDRILKNDSYETLFAVTIGERAENDRNHPETTPKRRLKSEKVILES from the coding sequence ATGAATTTTTTAGACCAAATGAAAAAGAGATATACTGTAAAAAAGTATAATCCTCAAGCCAGAATCAGTGCTGAACAGATTGCAGAACTGAAGGAGATCCTTAATTTAAGCCCATCTTCGATCAACAGCCAGCCATGGAATTTTATTTTTGTCAATAAGCCCGAACTAAAGGAGCAGCTGGCAGAAGTATCTTATTTCAACAAGGAAAAAGTAATAGAAAGCAGTCATCTGATTGTATTTCAGGTGATGAAAAATCCGGAAGACTTTGAAAAACAAATCGAAGAAAACCTTCCTGAAGGTTCGGTAAATTATTACAGAACTATGGTAAAACCACATGGTGAAAATGCCATAAAAGCATGGATGGGGCACCAGGTTTATCTTTCACTTGGGGTTCTTTTATCTGCCTGTGCCACTATGGGAATTGACTCTACTCCGATGGAAGGTATTGAAACGGATCAGTATGACAGAATCCTGAAAAATGATTCTTATGAAACTCTTTTTGCAGTTACTATAGGAGAAAGAGCTGAAAATGACCGTAACCATCCGGAAACAACTCCGAAACGAAGACTGAAAAGTGAGAAGGTGATCTTAGAGTCTTAA
- a CDS encoding winged helix-turn-helix transcriptional regulator encodes MYTIDNKEYPCCTSVTMKFIGGKWKAVILHHLLGGAQRYNELRKAIPTITERTLSLQLKQLEEDHIINRKVYTKKPPLMVEYTLTDFGKTLLPVLEAITNWGIAAPDLSVKKIIRN; translated from the coding sequence ATGTATACAATAGATAACAAAGAATATCCATGCTGCACCAGCGTAACTATGAAGTTTATAGGAGGAAAATGGAAAGCAGTTATTTTACACCACTTACTTGGTGGTGCCCAGAGATATAATGAATTAAGAAAGGCCATTCCAACCATTACGGAAAGAACCTTAAGCCTGCAGCTGAAGCAGCTGGAGGAAGATCATATTATTAATAGAAAAGTGTATACGAAGAAACCGCCTTTGATGGTAGAATATACACTGACGGATTTTGGAAAGACATTACTCCCGGTACTGGAAGCAATTACAAACTGGGGAATTGCTGCACCGGATCTTTCTGTAAAAAAAATAATCAGGAATTAA
- a CDS encoding RsmD family RNA methyltransferase codes for MFRIISGKWKAKKIAAPKNFDVRPTTDFAKEALFSILENTYDMQSISVLDLFAGIGSITFEFASRGCQDVTSVELNPKHTSFINATASDLDMSKQISVQRGDVFDWLKKFRNNKSFEIVFSDAPFEMEEKKYHELLSLVLNNKYLKQNGVLIIEHQSRMKLEHPNLTDTRKYGNVSFSFFEANKEDNQEI; via the coding sequence ATGTTCAGAATAATTTCAGGTAAATGGAAAGCAAAAAAAATAGCTGCTCCTAAAAACTTTGATGTAAGACCTACCACGGATTTTGCAAAGGAAGCTCTATTCAGCATCCTGGAAAACACATACGACATGCAGTCGATTTCCGTACTTGACCTTTTTGCAGGTATTGGTTCAATTACCTTCGAATTTGCCTCAAGAGGATGTCAGGATGTGACTTCGGTTGAACTGAATCCAAAACACACCAGCTTTATCAATGCTACAGCTTCAGATTTGGATATGTCAAAACAGATCAGTGTTCAGAGAGGTGATGTTTTTGACTGGTTAAAAAAGTTCCGAAACAATAAAAGCTTCGAGATTGTATTTTCTGATGCTCCTTTCGAAATGGAAGAGAAAAAATATCATGAGCTGCTATCTTTAGTTCTGAATAATAAATACCTTAAACAAAACGGTGTCCTGATCATCGAACATCAGAGCAGAATGAAACTTGAGCACCCGAATTTAACAGATACCCGAAAATACGGAAATGTAAGTTTCAGTTTTTTCGAAGCAAATAAAGAAGATAATCAGGAAATTTAA